The Saccharothrix variisporea genome has a segment encoding these proteins:
- a CDS encoding succinate dehydrogenase iron-sulfur subunit, whose product MTATAEVSTGSRGAQPPVPDGAITVTLKIRRFNPEVDPEPRWDEFEIPALPSDRVLNLLHYVKWYLDGTLTFRRSCAHGICGSDAMRINGVNRLACKVLLKDLLAPKGKQTTITIEPIKGLPVNKDLLVDMEPFFEAFRAVKPYLITYGNEPTRERIQSVADRERFDDTTKCILCACCTTSCPVYWTEGSYFGPAAIVNAHRFIFDSRDEGAEERLDILNDIDGVWRCRTTFNCTDACPRGIQVTKAIQEVKRALLFKRV is encoded by the coding sequence ATGACCGCTACCGCTGAAGTGTCCACCGGCTCCCGCGGCGCCCAGCCCCCGGTGCCGGACGGCGCCATCACCGTCACCCTGAAGATCCGCCGGTTCAACCCGGAGGTCGACCCGGAGCCGCGCTGGGACGAGTTCGAGATCCCGGCCCTGCCCTCGGACCGCGTGCTCAACCTGCTGCACTACGTCAAGTGGTACCTCGACGGCACCCTGACCTTCCGCCGCTCGTGCGCGCACGGCATCTGCGGCTCGGACGCCATGCGCATCAACGGCGTCAACCGCCTGGCCTGCAAGGTGCTGCTGAAGGACCTGCTGGCGCCGAAGGGCAAGCAGACCACGATCACCATCGAGCCCATCAAGGGCCTGCCGGTGAACAAGGACCTGCTGGTCGACATGGAGCCGTTCTTCGAGGCGTTCCGTGCGGTCAAGCCGTACCTGATCACCTACGGCAACGAGCCGACCCGCGAACGCATCCAGTCGGTAGCCGACCGCGAGCGCTTCGACGACACCACGAAGTGCATCCTGTGCGCCTGCTGCACCACGTCGTGCCCGGTGTACTGGACCGAAGGCTCGTACTTCGGCCCGGCAGCCATCGTCAACGCCCACCGCTTCATCTTCGACTCCCGCGACGAGGGAGCCGAGGAACGCCTGGACATCCTGAACGACATCGACGGCGTGTGGCGCTGCCGAACGACCTTCAACTGCACCGACGCCTGCCCCCGTGGCATCCAGGTGACGAAGGCCATCCAGGAGGTCAAGCGCGCCCTGCTCTTCAAGCGCGTCTAG
- the sdhA gene encoding succinate dehydrogenase flavoprotein subunit — protein sequence MQFHKYDVVIIGAGGAGMRAAIESGQRARTAVLTKLYPTRSHTGAAQGGMCAALANVEEDNWEWHTFDTIKGGDYLVDQDAAEIMAKEAIDAVLDLEKMGLPFNRTPEGKIDQRRFGGHTRNHGEAAVRRACYAADRTGHMILQTLYQNCVKHGIEFFNEFYVLDICLTETEDGPVCTGAVAYELATGEIHVFHAKSVVFATGGFGKVFKTTSNAHTLTGDGMGIVFRKGLPLEDMEFYQFHPTGLAGLGILLTEGARGEGAILRNASGERFMERYAPTIKDLAPRDIVARSMALEVIEGRGAGPNKDYVLLDCTHLGAEVLETKLPDITEFARTYLAVDPVKEPVPVYPTAHYAMGGIPTNVHGEVLRDNDHIVPGLYAAGECACVSVHGANRLGTNSLLDINVFGRRAGIAAAEYANSHEHVDLPENPAKVVEEQVALVLSEHGHERVADIRTELQATMDKNASVYRTEDTLKQALHDVQALKERYQRITVQDKGKRFNTDLLEAVELGFLLELAEVLVVGALARKESRGGHAREDYPNRDDTNFMRHSMYYKQGEGLSADIRLDYKPVTFTRYQPMERKY from the coding sequence ATGCAGTTCCACAAGTACGACGTCGTGATCATCGGCGCCGGCGGCGCCGGGATGCGCGCCGCGATCGAGTCCGGTCAGCGCGCCCGCACGGCGGTCCTCACCAAGCTCTACCCCACCCGCTCCCACACGGGCGCCGCGCAGGGCGGCATGTGCGCCGCGCTGGCGAACGTGGAGGAGGACAACTGGGAGTGGCACACCTTCGACACGATCAAGGGCGGTGACTACCTGGTCGACCAGGACGCCGCCGAGATCATGGCGAAGGAGGCCATCGACGCGGTCCTCGACCTGGAGAAGATGGGCCTGCCGTTCAACCGCACGCCCGAGGGCAAGATCGACCAGCGGCGGTTCGGCGGCCACACCCGCAACCACGGCGAGGCGGCCGTGCGCCGGGCCTGCTACGCGGCCGACCGCACCGGCCACATGATCCTCCAGACGCTGTACCAGAACTGCGTCAAGCACGGCATCGAGTTCTTCAACGAGTTCTACGTGCTCGACATCTGCCTGACCGAGACCGAGGACGGCCCGGTCTGCACCGGCGCGGTGGCCTACGAGCTCGCGACCGGCGAGATCCACGTCTTCCACGCCAAGTCGGTCGTGTTCGCCACCGGCGGTTTCGGCAAGGTCTTCAAGACCACGTCCAACGCCCACACGCTGACCGGCGACGGCATGGGCATCGTCTTCCGCAAGGGCCTGCCCCTGGAGGACATGGAGTTCTACCAGTTCCACCCGACCGGTCTGGCAGGCCTGGGCATCCTGCTCACCGAGGGCGCGCGCGGCGAGGGCGCGATCCTGCGCAACGCGTCCGGCGAGCGGTTCATGGAGCGCTACGCCCCGACCATCAAGGACCTCGCACCGCGCGACATCGTCGCCCGGTCGATGGCCCTGGAGGTCATCGAGGGTCGCGGCGCGGGCCCGAACAAGGACTACGTGCTGCTGGACTGCACGCACCTGGGCGCCGAGGTCCTGGAGACCAAGCTGCCGGACATCACCGAGTTCGCCCGCACCTACCTCGCGGTCGACCCGGTGAAGGAGCCGGTGCCGGTGTACCCGACCGCGCACTACGCGATGGGTGGCATCCCCACCAACGTGCACGGCGAGGTGCTGCGGGACAACGACCACATCGTCCCCGGCCTGTACGCGGCGGGCGAGTGCGCGTGCGTCTCCGTCCACGGCGCGAACCGCCTGGGCACCAACTCCCTGCTGGACATCAACGTGTTCGGCCGCCGCGCGGGCATCGCCGCCGCCGAGTACGCCAACAGCCACGAGCACGTGGACCTGCCGGAGAACCCCGCCAAGGTGGTCGAGGAGCAGGTCGCGCTGGTGCTGTCCGAGCACGGCCACGAGCGCGTCGCGGACATCCGCACCGAGCTCCAGGCCACGATGGACAAGAACGCGTCGGTGTACCGCACCGAGGACACACTCAAGCAGGCCCTGCACGACGTGCAGGCGCTCAAGGAGCGGTACCAGCGGATCACCGTGCAGGACAAGGGCAAGCGGTTCAACACCGACCTGCTGGAGGCCGTCGAGCTGGGCTTCCTGCTGGAGCTGGCCGAAGTCCTGGTGGTCGGCGCGCTGGCGCGCAAGGAGTCCCGCGGCGGCCACGCCCGCGAGGACTACCCGAACCGCGACGACACGAACTTCATGCGCCACAGCATGTACTACAAGCAGGGCGAGGGCCTGTCGGCGGACATCCGCCTGGACTACAAGCCCGTGACGTTCACCCGGTACCAGCCGATGGAGCGCAAGTACTGA
- a CDS encoding succinate dehydrogenase hydrophobic membrane anchor subunit: MSELTLAKPRTPRRPAARRSNGELYSWLFMRISGLALVVLVLGHLFIMNVLDGGVHRINFGFVAGRWASPFWQFWDLAMLWLAQIHGGNGLRTVINDYARKDATRFWLKVLLYVSMVLIIGLGTYVIFTFDPNITD; this comes from the coding sequence ATGAGCGAGTTGACCCTGGCCAAGCCGCGCACCCCGCGCCGCCCCGCCGCCCGCCGCAGCAACGGCGAGCTGTACAGCTGGCTGTTCATGCGCATCTCGGGCCTGGCGCTCGTGGTGCTGGTGCTGGGCCACCTGTTCATCATGAACGTCCTCGACGGCGGTGTGCACCGCATCAACTTCGGCTTCGTCGCCGGCCGCTGGGCCTCGCCGTTCTGGCAGTTCTGGGACCTGGCGATGCTGTGGCTGGCGCAGATCCACGGCGGCAACGGCCTGCGCACGGTCATCAACGACTACGCCCGCAAGGACGCCACCCGGTTCTGGCTCAAGGTGCTGCTGTACGTCTCGATGGTGCTGATCATCGGCCTCGGCACGTACGTGATCTTCACCTTCGACCCGAACATCACCGACTGA
- the sdhC gene encoding succinate dehydrogenase, cytochrome b556 subunit — protein MAGTTATERSGTSKGGGTLYRGDLGMWSWVAHRITGVLTFFFLFAHVLDTALVRVSPDAYDKVIETYKNPVVNLFEVGLVGAVLYHALNGIRVMLVDFWAKGPRYQRQMLWAILAVWVLVMVPGAYFMLVRTVTEMFGGQ, from the coding sequence ATGGCCGGCACCACCGCAACCGAGCGGTCGGGCACCTCCAAGGGAGGCGGCACGCTCTACCGTGGCGATCTGGGCATGTGGTCCTGGGTCGCCCACCGCATCACCGGTGTGTTGACGTTCTTCTTCCTGTTCGCGCACGTCCTGGACACCGCGCTGGTGCGGGTGTCGCCGGACGCGTACGACAAGGTCATCGAGACCTACAAGAACCCGGTCGTCAACCTGTTCGAGGTCGGCCTCGTCGGGGCGGTGCTCTACCACGCGCTCAACGGCATCCGCGTGATGCTCGTCGACTTCTGGGCCAAGGGTCCGCGCTACCAGCGCCAGATGCTCTGGGCGATCCTGGCCGTTTGGGTGCTCGTGATGGTTCCGGGCGCCTACTTCATGCTGGTCCGCACGGTGACCGAGATGTTCGGGGGTCAGTGA